In one window of Labilithrix sp. DNA:
- a CDS encoding HAMP domain-containing histidine kinase, with amino-acid sequence MKQVALLRRRAELLECEIQRRKELESALRSSLQERSEIEEALRNCLKRECDARMTAERNNAFKDELLGIVGHDLRNPLHTILMAARLELTHGEDLPPHVQKNLERIVTSGVRMQRMIEQLLDLTRDRFNGGIPVEPSEQPLLPIVGKIIEEACAAHPDRRFELTSEPAEGTSAPPDDCKVLVDADRFEQVLSNLVENAVTHGSATDPVRVAVKTFEQGVAIDVYNQGPPIDPALLPTLFDPFKRTRYPCTRSAGLGLGLYIADRIVRAHDGRIAVESAAEKGTCFHVELGRVR; translated from the coding sequence ATGAAGCAGGTCGCGCTTCTCCGACGGCGGGCCGAGCTCCTCGAGTGCGAGATCCAGCGGCGAAAGGAGCTCGAGAGCGCGCTGCGGAGCTCCCTCCAAGAGCGCAGCGAGATCGAGGAGGCGCTGCGCAATTGCCTGAAGCGCGAGTGTGACGCGCGCATGACCGCGGAGCGGAACAACGCGTTCAAGGACGAGCTCCTCGGGATCGTGGGCCACGATCTCCGCAACCCGCTCCACACGATCCTGATGGCCGCGCGGCTGGAGCTCACGCACGGCGAGGACCTGCCGCCCCACGTGCAGAAGAACCTCGAGCGCATCGTCACGAGCGGGGTCCGGATGCAGCGGATGATCGAGCAGCTCCTCGACCTGACGCGCGACCGCTTCAACGGCGGGATCCCGGTCGAGCCGTCCGAGCAGCCGCTCCTCCCGATCGTCGGGAAGATCATCGAAGAGGCGTGCGCCGCGCACCCCGATCGACGCTTCGAGCTCACGTCCGAGCCGGCGGAGGGCACGAGCGCGCCGCCCGACGACTGCAAGGTGCTCGTCGACGCCGACCGGTTCGAGCAGGTGCTCTCGAACCTCGTCGAGAACGCCGTCACTCACGGCTCGGCGACCGATCCCGTCCGGGTCGCGGTGAAGACGTTCGAGCAGGGCGTCGCGATCGACGTCTACAACCAGGGGCCGCCGATCGACCCCGCCCTCCTGCCGACGCTGTTCGACCCCTTCAAGCGGACGCGCTACCCCTGCACCCGATCGGCGGGGCTCGGGCTCGGCCTCTACATCGCCGACCGGATCGTCCGCGCGCAC